Genomic window (Diabrotica undecimpunctata isolate CICGRU chromosome 6, icDiaUnde3, whole genome shotgun sequence):
gtgaaatttgttttcagcggTTTAGTATTGCAGTTATAGTTTCCGTGAACATATAAGAAATTTACACCTGTTACTGCTACCAATCCCTCAATTATCTTTGCGACGGGTGGCAATACTAAACCGACCGCTTTTTACGTTTTGGAACAGTTTACTACAGCCGAACTTTTCATTATTTACGGAACTATGACTCGTTAACTGCCAGTGCAAATAAATTATTCAAATTAAATTATCTACACAATGCTTCGTATTAAAAAAATTGCTGACGAATTAGTTTATTAATCTGAAATTAAGTCTTTTAGAATCAATTATAAACGATCATAATCAATGTGCTCATTCCATGAATTTTATGGAGTTATCTGTTTTATATTGGTTTTACTTTAAACAAAATGAACTTCCGATAATGAAACTTTCTAtctgtaaataaaagaaaattaaaaaatcattgtcatgtgcatttttttcttttgtagagtttcgTTCTGtatctttataaattactataaTCTATTATTTACAAATATCCCAAACATTGTTAATTgtttatataaacttttaaaacaaaatgatgtttgGCACTGTGATGAGGAATGTCAATTATCTTTTGAcacttaaggctgttttatcggtgcaccgaAACCTAGGGTCTGTGTTTTCTCTAGTATTTACCGACagaatgtctcgaaatttggacacgttattcgaaattatgttgcctttaaaatgatggttttactttttttatttttttgaaacttctgttgaaaaattggattatactgtttaacgttctattataaccaaactttttacgcccatcacttgaaagagttttttttctgtaatcgtttatttgtgtttcacctttctgtgtccagtaataatcgagaaaagcgttttccaactttgaagaaaattgctaaaaaatactaaaatctaatagtgaaacgtgttacccatcattggcgcttagtttcatcgttatcgaattcgtgacgtcaaatctcatgaacgtacggtcagttagttcgtgttaaaactaatttgaatggagaataatgtatttgttgtcattaaactacccgtcggccggcggcattGAGTAAAGATGGCctggcgtaagcagtgtagaaaattattatattaacagtaaatacacttagttttaagattactgcaacacactaaaacattttaatacaaaattatatattctaaatttgaaacttaccacttttagagcattaataataaaaacgtcccgccattatttcttgttcaaaataatctatgttatatgaaagcttattaactttctacagactatttggTTGTTTTGGCATAATACAATCACAATACACGACAATAATTAGTTTTCAAAGCtgttaatctaaatttaatatgtattttacCACACGCCATCAACACCataaacaattttaccacacgctgaactgtcaaaaaaatttgaagtattcccatatcagttgcgtacaattgtctaatatatttaattaaagttattattttgtggaatattagacaaagagttatttcataaaatttatattagtaataataacaaatgtttttggttatttaatcaatataattctaaaattcccaatataatgatgattacatttttctgattattataccatgttgacgcctatgaaagatcgagcagttccgtatgggtttcgtattattagctgtgttaggaaaatttgaactcaaggttgacgttctggaaattttaaatataagtgacgtcactttatataaattgtgacgtgcaagcatttttatatgaaaaatgctaacCTTTGCCGACGCCGAAAAGTAACACAGTACACAATGACTGTGAAAGTTCTAAGATCCTCAGTGATGTTCTTTGGGAGGGATTATCCCTTTTTCGAGGTATTTTTGAAGCAAATGGGATAAAGGGATTTTTCTATCAAAATGAGGGATATTATCATATTAAGCAAAATAACTTATTTCAGTACTTATTTAATTAATATCTACACCCTGTGACATCTATCGGCAAAACCTGTATgtaatttagatttaaatggagattTCTATCTGGGTTAGAGTTTTTTAAGTTGAGTTCTTAGCATAAAGTGACCACAGGTCCCGATTTTACCAGGACAGACCCGCGTCCCGCCAATTTTGTAAAATGTCTCGCTTTTTAGAAAATATCTACATTTCTTATTGTAAATGTACTGTAAAAATATATTACCTATTATTATGCTGAATataaagaatacaaaaaataaactaaattggCCAATATTTACTCGTAGAGGTAGAGCAATAGTCGCCACAAAGTAACAGTCAATACGGCAAAATTTAATACCTACCCTCTTTTAGTAGTTTTTGtactaatttttttatgtatttctagTATTTATCCACAGAATAACAGATTAGTAAAAAAAGAGAATGCAAATTTAATGAAGGGCTAAGCATGAAAAtcccatttattaaaaaaacaaatgctGAATTTTTGGTCTAACATGGTGGATATTACTAAACATCTAGCGACGAAGAGGCACACAAGATTTTAGAATAATGCCGCTTCCTTGTCTAAAATGTAACAGTTTTTTCGCAGTGCTAACTTTAGCAACACAGTAAAACAGGTAGCATTAGCGGAAGGGCTACTTGCTTTTACTGCTAAACCACAATCAAAGTTGCAGATCAATAGAGTATGTCGCAAATATTCAAACTTACAGGACAAAAAATTTGCATGTGCAAGGACAAAAACCGAAGCAATTATTTGTAATGTTTCTTCACCATATAAGTATTCGTTTTCATAATTGCagcaaaaattagaaaaattgaaaTCGGGAAGCACAGAAGTCAGGACAGATTGTATTGTGGTAAATATATAGGGAAATACAGAAGGCCATTTAGGGACTTAtagcaaattttatataaatagcaGCAATATTGAGAACTGAGAGCACTGTATAAAAAATTTACTTGAGAGTGTTTTGTTATATATCTATTCAGTCTTTTTTAAGTTATTCTTCTTTTACAATGTATAGTGATAATGCGAAGTCAGTAAAAAAAGCTAAGtatgaaacaaagaaaaaagacaaaaattttcATGACTGACACAAGAGGATTTTAAATATTGGGTTGTGCCAGTACTAACAAGCAAAACAAATGCAAATGTATTGCTTGTAATAAAGTTTTAAGTTGTGGAAAGACGGAATTAAACAGACATTTATTAACCAGCCTTCATAATACAAgtatgaaattaagaaaaataacaGCAAAAATTGATACATTTATGACAAATAAAACCGAATTACCGAATTTGCCAAATAAAAAGAGCACGAAAACCAAGTAAAATCTGCAGAACTATTATTAGCAGCGTTTATTACTGACCACAACATAGCGTTTCAAGTAGTAGACCACTTAATTCCAGTGATCAAAAAAATTGGCTCTGATTCCAAAATATTAAAGGTTATTCAATTAAAACGCAAAAAATGCACAGCAGTGATTTCCAATGtcttaacattaaaagaaacaaatgaattAGTAGCTATTTTAAAAGAGATAAGcatttattgatttttaaatatttgattttaaaactaGGTTTATTTTCAGAACAATTTTTCGATCCTATGCGATGAAAGTACAGATATAAGTACAGAAAAACTTCTGTGCATTGCAGTACAATATATGGATCCTGAAAACAACTTCATTGTGTGCCGGTTATTGGAACTGCTACATATCGATGCTAAACATCAGAGCTGTAaaagatactttttaaaagtatctagatacttttaagatacttgaggcaaaaagtatcttaagatactaagtatctaagatacttttttgtgaaagtatctaaagatacaaaataccggaaaagtatttagagtaaaaatatcttagatactttcaagtatctaagatacttttgagtatctaagatacttttaagtatctaagatacttttaagtatgtaaGATACTTTTATGTATCAAAGATACTTTGATGCTTTTCTAGTACCTAAGATACTTAGATACTTTTGTAGTAACTAAGATACTTTTAGGGTATAATATAAAGGTACTCGGTACTCTACTACTCTACAGTAGATTGTcgatagttttattttaaaaacatcattttaactctttaaattatcatacaattttagtttaagccagcaggtactttgaaatggtatactttgggctttggggtagataagaaataaaagacgttaagttattacaaactaataactatgtattgaaaacaaaaatccaacattaaattttcaaaacaatataaaataaacataaattcgtgtgttaaaaacagcataagatgcattatgcattaaaaacagaacattcaacataattaaatttttaaacacaataggataggatataaaaaatagtaacattttggTAGCTAATAACTAGTTAGTATAACCACTAGCTTTTAGTAAAACTAAATTTTCAAAAGTATGATTAGACAAGGCATGACGTCGGGGTGAATTAATAAAAGTTTCAAAAGAAAACATTCTTTCAACAGCTGCAGAAGAAGGTAATGGCGTattgaactttttaaataattgttctataatattatatttttttaacatttgtatGTTGGTTTCAGAATCGgccaaatattgtaatagttgtaGCACAGCTTGACGTTTATAATCTAAATCAGTATAGCCAGTGTTTTCGTTTTACGTTTGAAGATCGGAGTATTCGGAGTTAATATCAAATTCAAAGAAGTCGTTTTGCATTTTGTTACTTTTCATTACAATAGTAACGTTATTTATACTTACATCAAATTGTTTTAATTGTTCCTCATTTTCCTTCATAATTTTTATAGCTTCTGTAATTACCAAATCCTTAATTTCACTAAGGTCATTTTCGATATTCCTGATTCCTCGAAATGCAGTAAGCCAACGTGTTTTAAATAAAGGATTACTAACTGCAGCAATTTTTGCAGATTGGTTAGTCAACTTAAGAAGTTTTTCAAATCTGGAGTTTAAAGATACTGTCAGAGCGTTCAAAATAGGTTCCACAtttaaacttattggttttaagcttttcaattttaacaaacaagcttacgattgatGGTAGAAGGAAATCGTAGTACATATTTTGTTCGCCTTAAAGAATGTCAAGTGGCAAAGCAAACGGTTGTAGTATTTGGCATAATTCTGCTAAATAATTTAGATCAGTATCTCTGATAATGCTGCGGGCCGGCGGGCGGGATGCAAAGAACAATACACATCGTCTCTACCGCTACGGCCGGCGCGACAGGTCGAAGCTTGTCGGATCATGAAAAGTATCTATTTCTCAGGTACTgagtaagtatctaagatacttttttgtatctaagatacttttttgtatctaagatacttttttgtgtCTAAGATAATTTTAGTATCTCAAGATActtttaaagataaaagatactataatagatacttttaagaagtatctaaagtaaaagtaacttttaaatgaaccaaaaagtatcttaaataaaagtatctaagatacttttagtatcttagatacttttttatctttttactaaAGATACTTTCAGCTCTGCTAAACATGGAACAGCGGGAAATATTTATAATACATTTAAGAACTATATGTTGTCCAAGGGGGTTGGATTGTGATGGAGCTGCAGTTATGATAGTTAAACATAATGCATTTTTTCAAAATTGCAATTAGGTGCTCCTCACGTAATTCTGTTACGCTGCATCTGCCATTCTGCAGCTCTTGTAGACAATAAAGGTTGTGAAAAACTTCCAAATGAATTAGAAGATATTATGAGGAATATTTATTCATACATTGGGGCAAGTTCTAAAAGATGCGATCAATTAAAAGAAATGCAGGATTTTTTCCATTTAAaacattataaaatattaaaattttcaggAACTCGTTGTCTTTCAACTCACCAGTGTGTTGaaagaattttattaaattgGGATGTTTTAACATCTTATTTTGAAATTGCTTCATATGAAGATGGAATAAATAGTGCCACTATAATATTGCAAGACTTAAAGACCCAGTGACAAAGtgctattttcaatttttaaaatatagtttAAACTTCATGAACCAATTTAATGCATTATTTCagtcaaaaaatatattaatatacacTTTGCAAAAAGAAAGCAATAGGTTATTAATGCAGTtctgtaaaaattttattaaacctgAAATATTATCAGAAactttaaaaatacaaattttacatCCACATAATTATTTGGATcttgaaaatatatttattggaaGTGAGTCTGCACAAACGTTACAAACTTTAAATGACATgaaacaaaaagaaattaaattaaacatcgtaattttttatattacagtAGTACATGAAAGTTTCAAAAGGTTACCAATAAATAACCCAATGAATTTGAATTTATCCTACCTACAATTGCATTTGCTAAAATAGAAAGCATCTATTAGAGCTACCCAATTTAATTAACCATTAATTATTGAcaagaaaaaatgtatttttgataacagtaattgtggtttattcccaaaaatataaaatttcagcATAACCAGTTTTAGTTTACCAACATTTTTTCATGTTATACGTTATTGTACATACTTtttattatatacattttttatatttcatgttttcaattaaatcttttaaaaattaCGAAAGATGTATTATTTATCCTTTGGTTTAATTTGATACATTATTATGACAATGTATAGAAATGTGTGTTCGCTGCGCCATCTCGCGATAAACGAAGATACTTATTGGGGAGGGATATTCCAATAAAAAGTGGGATAAATTTTGGATAACAGAGGAAGTTCCTctgtatactcggttcgctatctccAGTAGAGCGTtacacgttaagaaaataacattgcggagatagggccatgtatttcttatggacgatagaagcacAGCGAAggcacgatgaacacaagcacgattcagggttgtataatttgtattttcgtttccacagacatgaattaaattaggtaatgttttttaacgtaatttacCAAAAGggtccattcgaaacaagagatgaaaagtagggaaaatgattttaattaaataaatagtatttacaaaagataattttattttaattatagtaacgacagtttatttgtttttcggtaagaataccatataccatgaatcatagaaatcagtagaaaatattgcttagttaaatcacaGAATACTCCATCCCAATTGGATGTTGGGATGGAGTATTCTGTGGTTAAATCATGcgctttgccggctattaaagatttaaaagcaaataaacagGAGCGGCTAAATGTAGCATACGAATTCAACGTTGCCAAGTTGGCTAGAAAAAGAATAGCGCGAATTTCAAAATTTAGGATTGAAGTTTCTGATATCAGTGGTAAACCAATAAACTTACTCGCATATTTAGCGAATAAGTTGCTtataattaagatatttttaatcGTCTGAAgctaattatttgttaatataGGAGACAACATTCACACagttatattttttaagaaataaatgaGAAGTTGAAActgattattttaattaattgttgaAATTTTGAATGTTGTTTGtaaagataaaatattataataaggaACAATTTGTGTTTCGCGTTctaaatatgacaaaaacaagtgaattattttagtaagttatcAATCACTCTGTATtaggaattaaaagaaaacaacggtaaaaaataagtttatttatatcTACAtacagtatacaaaatatatcgaTCGTGAAATTGCAAAAGTTCGTGTTAATTTAatatattgcaaaaaaaaaagaaagatttgtatttcactatttttaaaatattcgacAACGTCaatgtaaacttaaaaataattatgatCATTTTCAGTACTCCGTGAAATAAATTGAGATTGTCCAAGTATACAttcttttatatttacaatttattttacagtgggtttgcttatatatctttagaattcataacttgtttcttttttttttcgtggaATAAAATGTTAgctgctttttaatttttttattatgatgCTCTACATTAATAATTGTTGTAGGTGAAAACTTTTTGATTGTATTTAGGTTACATTCAACCAtagtattttcatttatttcatacAACATGTTTTAAATTGTCTGCATTTTCAATTAATTCTAGATTGTGTTGTAGTTTAGAAACTTCTATTGTAGCATGTTTTCTCAACTGTTGAATATTGTCagtaatattatcattattttgtgACAGCGTTTTTAAATGGTCTATAATTTCTACAATATCATCATTGTCACTACTACCTAAATTTATATTTCGTTCAAGCAACTTCTGTCTTAAAGTTGAAGCAACACTATGTATGTGTTTACATATTGTATGTTTTATAGAAAAATCTATACCTACAATTACAACTAAACGAATGAATACATACATGACATTCAGAGCATGTTAGGTGACAGCATGGTTCTCCATTTTTTGCCACTTCATAACTTTTTATACTTACTGTAAGTAGTACTGCCTAATTCTGATACATACCACATATTACtactatttatattttcaattattttaatttgattaatttCTTTTATTGCAGTTCTATTTTTTTTGTTGATAAGCTGTATATGTGATGAattttttccttttactttttttaagatTCGCTTACAACATTACAACAACATTATCTCTAATGAATTTATTAAGTGCATCAAGTCCTTTGTCTAACCTTTTTACCATctaaatacacatattttataattttatgcatGCTCTCTAATCTCATGTTTATATTAATTCCTGCATTTTGACGGTATGAATAAGCCCATAGTTGAAAATTTCTAGCATAAGTATTCAAGAAATATTCACCAAAATTTATTGTTTCTCCATCTTCAAATGTTTGCTCGATAAAATTTgataacagtttctgaaattcttctttatctgttacagtatgtaaaatttttaaagactggtatactatttttcttttttctaaattactaaTTTTGGACATATTCAATTGCCAAGCTCTGTCTACGTGCCATGCACAATACAATTGCATATTAACTTCACCCATAATTGACCTCCAAGCATTATAGAAAATATGCGTTATATCTGTCAGAAATACATTTGGTGTTAAGActcctattttatttttaattgtttgaaaaaATAGTTCAAATATAAGAGTGTCTTTTCTATTTGTTAATAAACTGCACCAGGAAACCCTTCACCCCACTCATCGACAACTACAAGAGTTGTGATACATTCATAAGTATAACGCAGAAATCATCTTTTTTTAAGAAAGAGTTTTCATCCACTTCACCTTGTGCTTTATATAATAGAACTGGATAATGTCTAAATTCATGCATTCTTGTACATACATATCATTTTTGGTAAGCAAATCTATACGCTTTAGTTTTTCATCATTAAAATTATTTCTGTTATTATCaagatttctaaaaaataataagtgtATGCAATTAACTTCATatacataataatttaataaaatagtttaCCTTGTTACACTTACACCACTATTTAACTTTTGTGCGATGTTGGCTCTTTCTACCTTTGGTATTGACAAATGTTGAATATCAACGCTATGACCATAATGTGTCTTATCAAAGATTGCCTTTACTCTAGAATTAGTTTCATTCTTTATAAGTTTGATCTGACTAGTACAAGCAACATTAATTTTCTTAGATCCTTGACACTTCTTCGTTCTTTTCCGAATGTGGGAAACTTCACGACTTTTTCctgcaaaattaaaaataaacaaaccaaaaatattattttgtttacaagAATACCTGATCTACTACAATCATAATATACATCTTTAACGGAAACTGAAAAAACTAAACCACGAGGACAAATGTATTCTGCGTTGGAAACACTTTGAAAGTTTCTTAACCAAATCTGAAAgtctaaaaaaaataatgtaagtaCCTAATGATATTTAGAAAGTAAATGGATTCATACTGACCTTCAATTGTAGAGAATTCGTACATCTTTCGTTccattttaaaattatgacaATCCTCTAGGTGCCGTACTAATTCTAGTCGTAGCCTAAAAGAAATATTGCATCCCTCTAAACACTTAAACGATGTCacatttttatcataaaatattatttgtgCATTTAGCCATGAATTTCCTTTAAATGTCTATTCAGATTACTCTGGCTTGAATAAACTTTTGAACATTCTTTGCACATTACAACCATAATTATCTTCAACCGAAAAAAAAACCGCACATAAACgataaaccaaaaaaataaagaattgatGAATTGATATACTTTGTAATCTTTTAAATATCTTTTCTATACTGTATCTATGGTTATGCTAATCTCTGTGACTAGCCAACTTGGCAACGTTGGATTCGTCTGCTACA
Coding sequences:
- the LOC140444767 gene encoding uncharacterized protein, yielding MERKMYEFSTIEDFQIWLRNFQSVSNAEYICPRGLVFSVSVKDVYYDCSRSGKSREVSHIRKRTKKCQGSKKINVACTSQIKLIKNETNSRVKAIFDKTHYGHSVDIQHLSIPKVERANIAQKLNSGVSVTR